The DNA region ttagtacaATCAAAGAGtaacttatagaatattaaaaacacatttaattttatctgaGTTTGTCTTTAATACAGTAAATGTGATTATTAAAtacaacataattttaaaaatttattagaatatatttggtttcagtttttactttaaaagtataaaaactttttttgttttaattggtttgatcaatagttttattttaggttatatggTATACGCTTTCAttaggaaatattttatatgttaaaactaaatgttggtagaaaaatatttttgtaacaatgtgaaaaaaaaaattttaagcaaactatacaccatataaaataaaataaaaacgaaggtgatttaaaaacatttaatttataattagtaaaaaagaCATGTGTCACAAATTTAGAGCGCCAAGTGTCGCACTGGCagggaaaattagaaaaaaccttctcatattatataagtgAGAAAGACATGTACCATAAATTTAAAGCGCTAAGTGTTGCATTGGCAGTGTTGCATTGGCAGAGAAACTTAGAAAAAACCTTTTGAATAGTTTTAGATAGTATATAGTTTAGTGACTGTGGTTCAAAAATCATTTAATTCAGGGTTTCATTTTGAAAAATCTATATAGAGCAcgtcaataatttttttgtttttttataactaattcTTGTTGCTACTCGAACAAAGGTGGCAGAACTTTTCTCGATTTCTCACGAGATCGCTCTGATAAAGTTGACAGTTCCCACCATATATAATTGCCACTTGATCAGCTAGTTCGGATTTAAGATTTACATTCTTTCGAAAGAAAAGTAACATTAATAAGTCAAACTAATTCAACCGTCTTAATCTAATTTTATTCAAGTAATTAAATCAGATTGCATTTCGATGAGAGACTTTTAtacatcttttcttttctccgtattggcaaaaataatataatctaaagaaggaaaaaaaaacttattattcgTGAAATGTAGCAAAAGAGTGGTCCATAAGAAatggacaacaacaaaaaattgcATGACTACccaagatgaaaaaaaaaaaatgaaaaaaaaccccaaacaaaAGCTAGATATTAACGTGGCAAGTACAACGAATAAGAGGTACGAAGAAAGGATCGGTGAAGTAGCCAAGAATCACATTGGTGCATTCATGTCTCATGTTGACAATAAGATTGCAGCAATAGTCACTAACACGAAACCTCCCAGTGTAGTAACTCACTTCCATCTGTTGTTTACATATTGCCGAGGGCCCAAAATCACTTATGCAGCTGATGAAATGAACCCATGGATTCTGATATGGATGGGCTGGAGTTGTTGGCATTGTTGGCGTGGGAGTGGACACAGGTTGTGGCGGTGGTGGAGCCTTCTTGGGAGTTGGAGGAGATGGTGGTGAAACCTTGGGAGTTGGTGGAGGCGTTGATGGTTTTGGAGTCGGAGGAGATGGTTTACGACGTGGAGGAGATGGTCTGGGAGGTGGCGGGGACTTTTTAGGAGCTGGTGGAGGTGTTGATGGTTTAGGAGACGGCGGGGACTTTTTAGGAGTTGGTGGAGGCATTGATGGTTTGGGAGGAGACGGAGATGGCTTAGGAGGCGGTGGAGACTTTTTGggagttggtggtggtgataaCTGTTTAGGAGGAGACGGTGATGGCTTAGGAGGCGGCGGAGACTTTTTGGGAGTTGGTGGCGGTGATAATGGCTTAGGAGGCGGCGGAGACTTTTTAGGAGGTCGTGACGGCGGTGGAGATATTTTGGGAGGTCGTGACGGCGGTGATGGTTTAGGCGATGGTGGAGATGGCTTACGCGACGGAGGAGGTGGAGGTGCAGGGTAGGAGATAGAGACGGCGGCTCCAGATCCGTTGTTATAAGTACATTTCCAAATTTTGGAATCTTGGAAACTCAAATCCACACCAAAGTAATGGTTCTGGTCGGTATTTATCAGCGTGTCCTCATTGGAGACTTCCAAAGGTTTTGGCCAAGTTGCGATCGTTGTTGTTGGTGAAAAGATGAAACATATGAGAGGTACGANNNNNNNNNNNNNNNNNNNNNNNNNNNNNNNNNNNNNNNNNNNNNNNNNNNNNNNNNNNNNNNNNNNNNNNNNNNNNNNNNNNNNNNNNNNNNNNNNNNNNNNNNNNNNNNNNNNNNNNNNNNNNNNNNNNNNNNNNNNNNNNNNNNNNNNNNNNNNNNNNNNNNNNNNNNNNNNNNNNNNNNNNNNNNNNNNNNNNNNNNNNNNNNNNNNNNNNNNNNNNNNNNNNNNNNNNNNNNNNNNNNNNNNNNNNNNNNNNNNNNNNNNNNNNNNNNNNNNNNNNNNNNNNNNNNNNNNNNNNNNNNNNNNNNNNNNNNNNNNNNNNNNNNNNNNNNNNNNNNNNNNNNNNNNNNNNNNNNNNNNNNNNNNNNNNNNNNNNNNNNNNNNNNNNNNNNNNNNNNNNNNNNNNNNNNNNNNNNNNNNNNNNNNNNNNNNNNNNNNNNNNNNNNNNNNNNNNNNNNNNNNNNNNNNNNNNNNNNNNNNNNNNNNNNNNNNNNNNNNNNNNNNNNNNNNNNNNNNNNNNNNNNNNNNNNNNNNNNNNNNNNNNNNNNNNNNNNNNNNNNNNNNNNNNNNNNNNNNNNNNNNNNNNNNNNNNNNNNNNNNNNNNNNNNNNNNNNNNNNNNNNNNNNNNNNNNNNNNNNNNNNNNNNNNNNNNNNNNNNNNNNNNNNNNNNNNNNNNNNNNNNNNNNNNNNNNNNNNNNNNNNNNNNNNNNNNNNNNNNNNNNNNNNNNNNNNNNNNNNNNNNNNNNNNNNNNNNNNNNNNNNNNNNNNNNNNNNNNNNNNNNNNNNNNNNNNNNNNNNNNNNNNNNNNNNNNN from Camelina sativa cultivar DH55 chromosome 3, Cs, whole genome shotgun sequence includes:
- the LOC104779130 gene encoding extensin-like, with the translated sequence VPLICFIFSPTTTIATWPKPLEVSNEDTLINTDQNHYFGVDLSFQDSKIWKCTYNNGSGAAVSISYPAPPPPPSRKPSPPSPKPSPPSRPPKISPPPSRPPKKSPPPPKPLSPPPTPKKSPPPPKPSPSPPKQLSPPPTPKKSPPPPKPSPSPPKPSMPPPTPKKSPPSPKPSTPPPAPKKSPPPPRPSPPRRKPSPPTPKPSTPPPTPKVSPPSPPTPKKAPPPPQPVSTPTPTMPTTPAHPYQNPWVHFISCISDFGPSAICKQQMEVSYYTGRFRVSDYCCNLIVNMRHECTNVILGYFTDPFFVPLIRCTCHVNI